The Paramisgurnus dabryanus chromosome 6, PD_genome_1.1, whole genome shotgun sequence genome has a window encoding:
- the sft2d3 gene encoding vesicle transport protein SFT2C, translating into MAELNRQLQEYLSQSKSGAKTISQSSSSTTIDIEESASPAGSWFGRWSSPFSSSSRGTSSGQGSSSGFSWPWSSEPDPCLPGMSRSQRLIAFGTCIFFSALCFGLSALYAPLLLLKARKFALLWSLGSVFALLGAAILRGPSKLIATPTPGGAVYLCSLVGTLYAALSLHSTLLTALGACLQIGAIVGYIVALLPGGSAGMRFVGGMAASAIKRTVTGKTMPI; encoded by the coding sequence ATGGCTGAGTTAAACAGACAACTACAAGAATATTTGTCTCAGTCTAAAAGCGGCGCAAAGACAATATCACAGTCCAGCTCCAGCACTACTATAGACATCGAAGAGTCCGCTTCGCCAGCAGGCAGCTGGTTCGGTAGGTGGTCCAGTCCGTTCTCGAGCAGCAGTCGGGGAACTTCATCAGGCCAGGGATCGAGCAGCGGCTTCTCGTGGCCATGGTCATCAGAACCGGACCCGTGTTTGCCGGGTATGAGCCGATCCCAGCGACTGATCGCGTTCGGGACGTGTATTTTCTTCTCGGCTCTGTGCTTCGGACTGTCGGCGCTTTACGCTCCGTTGTTGTTGCTAAAGGCGCGTAAGTTCGCCCTGCTGTGGTCTCTCGGCTCCGTGTTCGCGCTCCTCGGTGCTGCCATTCTCCGCGGACCAAGCAAACTCATCGCGACTCCCACCCCAGGAGGCGCGGTGTATTTGTGCTCTTTGGTGGGCACCTTGTACGCGGCCCTGAGCCTTCACAGCACCCTGCTCACCGCTCTTGGAGCTTGCCTTCAAATCGGTGCTATCGTGGGATATATCGTGGCGTTGCTGCCCGGTGGGAGCGCTGGGATGAGGTTTGTGGGTGGCATGGCCGCGTCGGCTATTAAAAGAACAGTGACTGGTAAAACAATGCCGATATGA
- the mfn1a gene encoding mitofusin-1, with amino-acid sequence MEQDNISPLQHFVVAKRTIGAVFDQLLEFVREGSEFVEETWRSEDLEHVAEEEQSLQIQACSRKLTVIKDVLARRHMKVAFFGRTSNGKSTVINGMLRERVLPSGMGHTTNCFLSVEGTDGDHAYLTTDDSEDKRSIETVNQLAHGFHMDKNLDSGCLVRVFWPKTKCALLRDDLVLMDSPGIDVTSELDSWIDKFCLDADVFVLVANSESTIMNTEKHFFHKVNERISKPNIFILNNRWDASVLEPEYLEDVQKQHMDRCISFLVDELKVVDLNKAPDRVFFVSAKEALSARIHRAQGMPETGGALAEGFQERLREFQSFERTFEEFISQSAVKTKFEQHTIRAWQITDSVKAIMDAINISSAVKKVFSLEEREAFIDWLEFVRNQLNFLNEDVKDKIKAVNDEMAVKVANALAEEIGGLSALVDEFCIDFSPAPIALALYKTKLLAYVEERMAKNLDLRCSSCINGCVMASQRDIMDTIRPLLPPAARGQLHLPNRKLNMTYGLNFASLCADFEEDIEFQFSLGITSLVNRFLGPAKAKQALSLLDQNAKASSSALMGTQAHEELAVSMATGLRSLTSRASVSMLVIAGVVWRSAGWRFVALSVSLYSLLYLYERLTWTNSSKERALKQQFVDYVTQRLQAIIHIISSNCGQQVQQEMVAVFARMCQQVDKSEMELESEIRRLTARIQRLERVQRHSKTLRHKATDLEAQLELFSDEYLQIQH; translated from the exons ATGGAGCAGGACAATATTTCACCACTCCAACACTTTGTGGTGGCAAAAAGGACAATCGGTGCTGTGTTTGATCAGCTGCTGGAGTTTGTTAGAGAGGGATCAGAATTTGTTGAAG AGACGTGGAGGAGCGAGGATCTCGAGCATGTAGCTGAAGAGGAGCAGTCCCTGCAGATCCAGGCCTGCTCCAGGAAACTTACCGTCATTAAAGATGTGTTAGCCCGCAGACATATGAAGGTGGCTTTCTTTGGCAG GACCAGTAATGGAAAGAGTACAGTAATAAATGGCATGCTCCGGGAGCGAGTTCTGCCCAGTGGAATGGGCCACACCACCAACTGTTTCCTGAGTGTGGAGGGCACAGATGGAGATCATGCCTACCTTACAACCGACGACTCTGAAGACAAAAGAAGCATCGAA aCAGTCAATCAGCTGGCCCACGGTTTTCACATGGACAAGAATCTTGACTCAGGCTGTCTAGTCAGAGTATTTTGGCCCAAAACTAAGTGTGCCCTGTTGAGAGATGATTTGGTCCTGATGGACAG CCCGGGCATTGATGTCACATCAGAGCTGGACAGCTGGATTGACAAGTTCTGTTTAGATGCTGATGTCTTTGTTCTTGTGGCCAACTCTGAATCAACCATCATGAACACT GAAAAGCACTTTTTCCACAAAGTGAATGAGCGCATTTCGAAGCCCAATATTTTTATCCTAAACAATCGCTGGGACGCATCTGTCTTGGAGCCAGAGTATCTGGAAGAT GTACAAAAGCAGCACATGGATCGGTGCATCAGTTTCTTGGTGGATGAGTTGAAGGTTGTAGACCTTAATAAAGCACCTGACCGTGTCTTCTTTGTCTCTGCCAAGGAGGCCCTGAGTGCCAGGATCCACCGTGCCCAGGGGATGCCAGAGACTG gCGGCGCCTTGGCTGAAGGTTTCCAGGAGCGACTGAGAGAGTTCCAGAGTTTTGAGAGAACATTTGAG GAATTTATATCTCAGTCTGCGGTGAAGACCAAGTTTGAGCAGCACACAATCAGAGCCTGGCAGATTACTGACTCAGTCAAGGCTATCATGGATGCCATAAATATTTCTTCAGCAGTGAAGAA AGTCTTCTCATTGGAAGAGCGTGAGGCTTTCATCGACTGGTTGGAGTTTGTACGAAATCAGCTGAATTTTCTAAATGAGGATGTCAAAGACAAGATAAAGGCCGTAAATGATGAAATGGCTGTCAAG GTGGCCAATGCACTGGCAGAGGAGATTGGTGGCCTGTCTGCTTTGGTAGATGAATTCTGCATTGATTTTAGTCCTGCTCCTATTGCCTTAGCCCTGTACAAAACT AAACTTCTGGCATATGTAGAAGAGAGAATGGCAAAGAATTTGGACCTCCGTTGTTCTAGTTGTATTAATGGCTGTGTTATGGCATCTCAGAGAGATATTATGG ACACAATACGTCCTCTGCTGCCCCCTGCTGCCCGAGGTCAACTACACCTCCCTAACAGAAAGCTAAATATGACCTACGGCCTGAATTTTGCCAGCCTATGTGCAGATTTCGAGGAAGACATCGAGTTTCAGTTCTCGCTCGGCATAACATCTTTGGTAAACCGTTTCCTGGGCCCTGCTAAAGCAAAACAAGCTTTGAGCCTGTTGGACCAAAATGCAAAA GCCTCTTCCTCTGCTCTCATGGGAACCCAGGCCCATGAGGAGCTGGCCGTCTCCATGGCAACGGGGCTGCGCTCTCTCACTTCAAGAGCATCAGTGAGCATGTTGGTCATTGCTGGAGTG GTGTGGCGTTCTGCAGGGTGGAGGTTTGTTGCTCTTTCTGTGAGTCTCTACAGTTTGCTCTACCTGTATGAAAGACTGACCTGGACCAACAGCTCGAAAGAGAGAGCCCTCAAGCAACAGTTCGTGGACTATGTCACTCAAAGACTACAGGCTATCATTCATATCATCAGTAGCAACTGTGGACAGCAGGTGCAACA GGAGATGGTGGCCGTCTTCGCCCGCATGTGCCAACAGGTTGACAAGAGCGAGATGGAGCTTGAATCGGAGATTCGCAGACTCACTGCCAGGATCCAGCGTCTGGAGAGGGTCCAGAGACACTCCAAAACGCTCAG GCATAAAGCTACTGATCTGGAAGCACAACTGGAGCTTTTCTCTGATGAGTATCTACAGATTCAACATTAA
- the LOC135765995 gene encoding erythroferrone, translated as MKLRHGAKGALMALLLSLLMTTCTTQDSDENLELPEENNTVSTESPETVSSDETYGTPYRTWLAFRDNSNKGGNKKPRVNRRPSKHGLPGPPGPPGPQGPPGPPGPLLPHHAELIQDFQVRLKEMVGTHCLLCDQPPRVATAFRCRLQHNLIIPRRSLQELQPFSTPSNTEQFHQRGQAFNTSSGRYTAPVSGFYQLTASLLLDSNESQKRPQARQRDSVKASICIESLCQSNVSLETVTGVSATGGLFSILLTGTLYLQAGEYVSILIDNGTGSALTILRDSLFSGILIGV; from the exons ATGAAGCTCAGACATGGGGCAAAAGGGGCACTTATGGCCTTGCTGCTGAGTTTACTGATGACTACCTGCACCACACAGGACAGCGATGAGAATCTGGAGCTGCCGGAGGAGAATAATACAGTCAGTACAGAGAGCCCT GAGACTGTTTCCTCTGATGAAACCTACGGGACCCCTTACAGGACTTGGTTAGCCTTTAGGGACAACTCCAACAAGGGTGGAAATAAGAAACCAAGAGTAAATAGAAGACCCTCCAAG CATGGCCTACCGGGTCCACCAGGCCCTCCGGGCCCCCAGGGGCCTCCAGGTCCTCCTGGCCCCCTTCTGCCTCATCATGCAGAACTGATACAGGACTTCCAGGTCAGATTGAAAG AGATGGTAGGAACTCATTGTCTGCTATGTGATCAACCACCTCGTGTGGCCACGGCCTTCCGTTGCCGACTGCAGCACAACCTGATCATACCCCGTCGTAGCCTTCAGGAGCTCCAGCCCTTCAGCACT CCTTCAAACACAGAGCAATTCCATCAGAGAGGACAGGCTTTTAACACCAGCAGTGGCCGATATACAGCTCCAGTATCTGGCTTCTACCAACTCACTGCTAGTCTCCTACTGG ACTCAAATGAGTCTCAGAAGAGACCTCAGGCCAGGCAGAGGGACAGCGTCAAAGCCTCCATATGCATAGAGTCTCTTTGCCAGAGTAATGT GTCTTTGGAGACAGTGACTGGTGTGAGCGCTACAGGAGGACTATTCAGCATTCTGCTCACAGGAACGCTTTACCTACAG GCTGGAGAGTACGTGTCTATTCTCATCGACAATGGTACAGGCTCAGCCCTCACAATTCTCAGAGACAGTTTGTTTTCTGGCATCCTCATCGGAGTATGA
- the LOC135763986 gene encoding dual specificity protein phosphatase 18, with protein MSLSQITPTLFLSGADAPMNQALVIRKGITLIVNVTVSHPYPFYPGVECIRVAVSDLPNARLRDHFDHIAARIHNNRAGGTLVHCAAGMSRSPALIMAYLMKYKGVTLRQAHNWVKESRPYIRLNTGFWAQLLEYEKKLYGKNTVKVAEPLDSLPLPKTPKLPSRYNIKQSPPSPRLGRLGQLRRHSFSALLK; from the coding sequence ATGTCTTTATCACAGATAACACCAACCCTATTTCTCAGCGGGGCTGATGCTCCAATGAATCAAGCACTTGTGATCCGGAAAGGTATTACGCTCATTGTCAATGTTACCGTGTCCCACCCCTACCCTTTCTACCCGGGTGTGGAGTGCATACGTGTTGCTGTTTCCGATCTCCCGAACGCCCGTCTACGTGATCATTTTGACCACATAGCAGCTCGAATCCACAACAACAGGGCTGGTGGAACCCTAGTGCACTGTGCAGCGGGCATGAGTCGCTCACCCGCTCTGATTATGGCCTACCTCATGAAGTACAAAGGAGTGACCCTGCGGCAGGCGCATAACTGGGTTAAAGAGAGTCGACCCTACATCCGCCTAAATACGGGGTTCTGGGCCCAGCTTCTAGAATATGAGAAGAAACTCTATGGTAAGAATACTGTGAAGGTGGCCGAACCACTGGATTCACTTCCACTGCCCAAAACACCAAAACTACCTTCCAGGTATAACATAAAACAAAGTCCTCCATCTCCAAGGCTTGGCCGGCTAGGCCAGCTTAGAAGACACAGCTTCAGTGCGCTTTTAAAATGA